GATAAAGAAAATCAGGAGCATTACGATAACCAGGACCGCTGTCTGGCTGTGTTGCTCGGCGATGCCTCCCAAAAACTCACGCACGATGGTATCGCCGCCCAGACCCCGGAAAACCAGACCGAATGCCGCCGCCCCGCACAGAATAATGAACACCATACAGGTTAACCGCACAGTGGTGTGCATGACCTCGCGCAGAATTTTTAGCCTAAATTTACGGTTGACGATCGTTAGAAAAGTGGCACCCACCGCGCCAACGGCTGCCGCTTCAGTCGGTGATGCGATGCCGGCAAAGATGGAGCCCAACACAGCCACCATTAAAACTAAAGGGGGAACGAGCGCACGACCGACGCGGGCGGCCAGCTGGCGGGGGCCGATTTCCGCCAGCTCTTCTTTTGAGATGGCCGGTGCCACACCGGGCCGCAAATAGGAAATAATAAGGATATAGACGATAAAAAGACCCACCAGCAACAGGCCCGGCAGGACCGCCCCGATAAACAGATCACCGACGGAGACCCCAACAATATCGCCGATGAGCACCAATACGATACTGGGCGGTATGATCTGCCCCAGGGTGCCAGAGGCCGATACCGTACCGGTGGCCAATTCTTTCTGATAGCCTCGCCTTATCATGGTCGGCACCGCCAGCAGTCCCATGGTGACCACCGTCGCACCGACAATTCCGGTGGAAGCGCCCAAAAGAGCGCCGACCACAACCACTGATATGGCCAATCCACCCCGCAGGCGTCCGAAAAGCAATCCCATGGTATCCAGCAATTCTTCGGCCAGACCCGATCGTTCCAGCATAACGCCCATAAAAACAAACAATGGTACCGCCGCTAATGTCACGTTGGTCATGCGACCCCAGATCCGCAAGGGCAGTAAATTAAAAAAATCC
The Desulfobacterales bacterium DNA segment above includes these coding regions:
- a CDS encoding TRAP transporter large permease subunit, which translates into the protein MEYLAAWMFLALTILLMGGFPVTFTLLGTALTFGLIGFGWDFFNLLPLRIWGRMTNVTLAAVPLFVFMGVMLERSGLAEELLDTMGLLFGRLRGGLAISVVVVGALLGASTGIVGATVVTMGLLAVPTMIRRGYQKELATGTVSASGTLGQIIPPSIVLVLIGDIVGVSVGDLFIGAVLPGLLLVGLFIVYILIISYLRPGVAPAISKEELAEIGPRQLAARVGRALVPPLVLMVAVLGSIFAGIASPTEAAAVGAVGATFLTIVNRKFRLKILREVMHTTVRLTCMVFIILCGAAAFGLVFRGLGGDTIVREFLGGIAEQHSQTAVLVIVMLLIFFIGFFLDFIEITFIHVPVLAPIMIDFGYDPVWFCILLAVNLQTSFLTPPFGFSLFYLKAVTPPEVSTGHIYRGIIPFVLFQLIGLMIVVFFPKLATWLPRLVFGP